A genomic region of Azospirillum sp. TSH58 contains the following coding sequences:
- a CDS encoding MBL fold metallo-hydrolase codes for MDIFVLGVGEAGDPDFSNSSVAVTADGFRLLIDCGHSVPPSLWRALPDPDAVDAVYFTHHHPDHCFGLVPVLIRWTDDGRRKPLEIVTTAEGRRQLTRLFEAGGIDPERARRFPLVWRETPGEGTEGRIGPFAVRSAPTLHAVPNHAIRLEAGGRSFAYSGDGRPTREAEDLYRGADLLFQECFTLKADPTQPFHAAHEALAGWPERLGIGAVRLYHVRRDQRGALAAACSGDGRMGLALPGERIRLG; via the coding sequence ATGGACATCTTCGTGCTGGGCGTCGGCGAGGCCGGCGACCCCGACTTTTCCAACTCCTCCGTCGCGGTGACGGCGGACGGCTTCCGCCTGCTGATCGACTGCGGCCATTCGGTGCCGCCGTCGCTGTGGCGGGCGCTGCCCGATCCGGACGCGGTGGACGCCGTGTACTTCACGCACCACCACCCCGACCATTGCTTCGGTCTGGTGCCGGTGCTGATCCGCTGGACCGACGACGGGCGCCGCAAGCCGCTGGAGATCGTCACCACCGCCGAGGGCCGCCGCCAGCTCACCCGCCTGTTCGAGGCGGGCGGCATCGATCCGGAGCGGGCGCGGCGGTTCCCCCTGGTCTGGCGCGAGACGCCCGGCGAGGGGACGGAGGGACGGATCGGCCCCTTCGCCGTGCGCAGCGCGCCGACCTTGCACGCCGTCCCCAACCACGCGATCCGGCTGGAGGCCGGCGGGCGGAGCTTCGCCTATTCGGGCGACGGCCGCCCGACGCGGGAGGCCGAGGACCTCTACCGGGGCGCCGACCTGCTGTTCCAGGAGTGCTTCACCCTGAAGGCCGACCCCACCCAGCCCTTCCACGCCGCCCATGAGGCGCTGGCCGGCTGGCCGGAGCGCCTGGGCATCGGCGCGGTGCGCCTCTACCACGTGCGCCGCGACCAGCGCGGGGCGCTGGCCGCGGCCTGCTCCGGCGACGGCCGGATGGGGCTGGCGCTCCCCGGCG